One genomic segment of Theobroma cacao cultivar B97-61/B2 chromosome 6, Criollo_cocoa_genome_V2, whole genome shotgun sequence includes these proteins:
- the LOC18596663 gene encoding LRR receptor-like serine/threonine-protein kinase EFR isoform X1, translating to MELSWASPQSWMILSSIFFCVLLIQCFMGILAVITAANLTTDQYALLEFKDSLNPDTVLANNWTSSTSVCNWVGVSCSSNPERVTSLNLCSMNLTGTISPHLGDLSSLLSLDLSGNKLNGYLPSTIYNLSSLQIMDLTSNGLSGDFPDDLCTYFPKLEVLHLAFNGFSGSVPSSLGDCTNLQNLSLSNNRFNGFIPRSIGNLTRLKEIHLGGNRLRGEIPWEIGNLFNLEIFAAENNRGLTGGIPSSIFNISSLTKLLLFNNSLSGGLPDNVCNHLSKLEGLHLSLNRFSGHIPSSIGGCSNLQDLSLSTNQFNGTIPRGIGNLTSLKRLSLRENDLTGEIPWEIGNLYSLEIFAAQHMRLTGSIPPSIFNISSLKEISLHNNSLSGEIPSMISITNLELLRLWGNNLSGNIPNFISNASKLTTLSLQENSFSGLIPNTLGNLRFLERLSLASNNLITETSTHEWSFLSSLANCRNLRYLNLSSNPLNGILPGSISNLSTSLQFFYASGVKITGNIPREIGNLSNITTLDLSHNELSGSIRAPIGRLRNVQGLYLDGNQLQGSIPPSVCGLGRLHTLSLGGNMLHGPIPTCLANLTSLRYLHLDSNKLNSIIPLTLWSLNNILLVDLSSNYLNGSLPSGIQKLKVLTHLNLSRNLLSGEIWSSIGELQDLISLDLSNNRFDGYIPESFGDLISLKSLDLSNNDLYGVIPKSLEKLSFLNHFNVSFNRLEGEIPIGGPFRNFSAKSFMKNYGLCGSPVLQVPPCKSRQSKMTPWHVFKYVLPVVTSITLMAAVFILHKRCRRRNINLPVNDDLLPLKKWRRISYSELLQATNEFDECNLLGSGGFGSVYRGTLSDGMNVAIKVFNMHLEGRFKSFDVECEAMRNIFHRNLVKVISSCSNVDFKALIFEFMPNGSLEKWLYFSNYFLNLLQRIDIMIDVASALEYLHFGCSVPVIHCDLKPSNILLDKDMVAHVGDFGLAKLMGEEDSMRQTKTLATIGYMAPEYGSSGIVSPKGDVYSYGILLMETFTRKKPTDEIFSGEMSLMDWVKRSLSNGTIDDVLDANLLREEEHFIDKVNVLSSIMGLALECTAELPKERKNMKDVVAILKKIKSKFLKDVELAYNGEGKIGERNCMFGDDYQAFTITDVAVCEYNR from the exons ATGGAACTTTCATGGGCATCCCCACAGTCATGGATgattctttcttcaatttttttttgtgttttgttGATACAATGTTTCATGGGCATCTTAGCTGTTATAACTGCAGCAAACCTCACCACAGATCAATACGCATTGCTCGAATTCAAAGACAGCCTTAATCCCGACACCGTATTAGCAAACAATTGGACCAGCTCTACCTCTGTTTGCAACTGGGTTGGTGTTTCATGCAGTTCTAATCCTGAACGAGTCACCTCCTTAAATCTTTGCAGCATGAATCTTACAGGAACCATTTCTCCGCACCTTGGGGACCTTTCTTCTCTCCTCTCTCTCGACTTGAGCGGCAACAAGCTTAACGGCTATCTACCTTCGACGATTTACAACTTGTCTTCTTTGCAAATCATGGACTTAACTTCTAATGGACTATCTGGTGATTTCCCAGATGACCTTTGTACTTACTTTCCCAAGCTTGAGGTTCTTCATTTGGCTTTCAATGGGTTTTCTGGAAGTGTTCCTTCAAGTTTAGGTGACTGTACCAATCTTCAAAATTTGTCGTTGTCTAATAATAGATTCAATGGATTCATTCCAAGAAGTATTGGTAATTTAACTAGGCTGAAAGAAATACACCTGGGTGGAAATAGATTACGAG GTGAAATCCCATGGGAAATAGGtaatctttttaatttggaGATATTTGCTGCAGAAAATAACAGGGGGCTTACTGGTGGGATTCCATCTTCCATATTTAACATTTCTTCATTGACAAAACTTCTTCTCTTCAACAATAGTCTATCCGGTGGTTTACCAGATAACGTGTGTAATCATCTTTCCAAACTTGAGGGGCTTCATTTGTCTTTGAATAGATTTTCTGGTCATATTCCATCAAGTATAGGTGGATGTAGCAATCTTCAGGATTTATCACTGTCAACTAATCAATTCAATGGAACCATTCCAAGAGGTATTGGAAATTTGACTAGCCTCAAACGACTGTCTCTGCGTGAAAATGATCTAACAG GGGAAATCCCATGGGAAATTGGAAATCTCTATTCATTGGAGATATTTGCTGCACAGCATATGCGTCTAACTGGTTCCATCCCACCTTCCATCTTCAACATAtcttctttaaaagaaatttctctGCACAACAATAGTCTATCCG GTGAAATACCTTCTATGATCTCAATTACAAATCTTGAGCTGCTTAGACTATGGGGAAATAATCTCAGCGGCAATATTCCAAATTTTATCTCCAATGCTTCTAAGCTCACAACCTTATCACTACAAGAAAACTCATTCTCTGGTCTTATCCCGAATACACTTGGCAATTTAAGATTCCTAGAGCGGCTGAGCCTCGCATCTAATAATTTGATCACTGAAACTTCAACACATGAGTGGAGCTTTCTGTCTTCTTTGGCAAATTGCAGGAATCTGAGATATTTGAACCTATCATCCAATCCATTGAATGGCATTCTTCCAGGTTCTATCTCAAATCTGTCTACATCTCTTCAGTTTTTCTATGCCTCAGGTGTCAAAATTACAGGTAACATTCCCAGGGAAATTGGTAACTTAAGCAATATTACAACTTTAGACCTCTCCCATAATGAATTGAGTGGATCTATTCGAGCACCAATAGGAAGGCTACGAAATGTGCAGGGGTTGTATCTTGATGGTAATCAATTACAAGGGTCTATCCCACCAAGTGTCTGCGGTTTAGGGAGATTACATACCCTATCATTAGGTGGCAACATGCTTCATGGTCCTATACCAACTTGTTTGGCGAATTTGACTTCTTTGAGGTATCTTCACTTAGACTCCAACAAATTGAATTCCATAATACCCTTAACCTTGTGGAGCCTTAATAATATCTTACTGGTAGACTTGTCCTCAAATTATCTGAATGGTTCCCTTCCATCGGGCATTCAGAAACTGAAGGTATTGACACATTTGAATTTGTCAAGGAATCTGTTATCGGGTGAAATCTGGAGTTCAATTGGAGAACTCCAGGATCTGATTTCTCTAGACTTATCTAATAATAGATTTGATGGTTATATTCCTGAATCATTTGGTGATTTGATAAGTTTGAAATCCTTGGATTTATCCAACAACGATCTCTATGGAGTCATTCCCAAATCTTTGGAGAAACTTTCCTTTCTTAATCATTTTAATGTGTCTTTCAATAGACTAGAAGGAGAAATCCCCATAGGAGGACCCTTTAGAAACTTCTCAGCTAAATCATTTATGAAGAACTATGGACTCTGCGGTTCACCTGTACTACAAGTTCCGCCTTGCAAAAGTAGACAATCAAAGATGACTCCTTGGCATGTTTTCAAATATGTTCTACCAGTAGTTACTTCAATAACACTGATGGCAGCCGTCTTTATTCTCCATAAAAGATGCCGAAGAAGGAATATAAATTTGCCAGTTAATGATGATTTATTGCCTCTGAAAAAATGGAGAAGAATTTCCTATAGTGAACTTTTACAAGCAACTAATGAATTTGATGAATGCAACTTGCTTGGTTCAGGGGGCTTTGGGTCTGTGTATAGAGGAACACTTTCAGATGGGATGAATGTTGCAATAAAAGTGTTCAATATGCACTTAGAGGGCAGATTCAAGAGTTTTGATGTTGAATGTGAAGCAATGCGCAATATTTTTCATCGCAATCTTGTCAAGGTCATTAGTAGTTGCTCTAATGTAGACTTCAAAGCCTTAATTTTTGAGTTCATGCCTAATGGGAGCCTTGAGAAATGGTTATATTTCTCTAACTATTTTCTCAATCTCCTACAAAGAATTGACATAATGATTGATGTTGCGTCAGCACTAGAATACCTCCATTTTGGCTGCTCAGTACCTGTGATCCATTGTGACTTAAAGCCAAGTAATATCCTGCTAGATAAAGACATGGTTGCACATGTTGGAGATTTTGGCCTTGCCAAACTCATGGGAGAAGAAGATTCCATGAGACAAACTAAGACACTTGCCACTATTGGGTATATGGCACCAG AATATGGATCGAGCGGAATTGTTTCTCCAAAAGGTGATGTCTATAGTTATGGTATTTTATTGATGGAAACTTTCACAAGAAAGAAACCTACAGATGAAATTTTCTCCGGTGAAATGAGTCTGATGGATTGGGTAAAAAGGTCACTTTCTAATGGAACAATTGATGATGTTTTGGATGCCAATTTGTTAAGAGAGGAGGAACATTTCATAGATAAAGTGAACGTTTTATCATCTATCATGGGATTAGCTCTGGAGTGTACAGCTGAGTTGcctaaagaaaggaaaaacatgaAGGATGTTGTGGCCATActcaagaaaatcaaaagtAAGTTTCTAAAGGATGTTGAGCTGGCTTATAATG GAGAAGGAAAAATTGGTGAGAGGAACTGTATGTTTGGTGATGACTATCAAGCCTTTACAATTACTGATGTGGCAGTATGTGAATACAATAGATAG